A stretch of the Filimonas lacunae genome encodes the following:
- a CDS encoding alpha/beta fold hydrolase — MRSFIVLFLCLLPSVLFAQSEKDITKVKKEISALIDTTIYGRNKAAGKFYTIRGIKMYCEQYGKGEPLLIIHGNGGSINNFVKQIPYFSRKYRVIIADSRAQGKTIDNASDSLSYEMMADDYAALLTALHIDSANVIGWSDGGINGLLLAIRHPEKVKKLAITGANLEPDTSAVDPGIVTMITPDWEKIKNSRDTTVQARNQRKLFRLLVEEPHIPVSNLHTIKAPTLVMAGDHDVLRVRHTVQIFENIPNAYLWIFPNSGHSTPLVYPDEFNKKVDAFFQSSYRRIEGEKRFF, encoded by the coding sequence ATGAGATCTTTCATCGTATTATTCCTCTGCCTGCTACCATCTGTGTTATTCGCCCAATCAGAAAAAGACATCACCAAAGTAAAAAAAGAGATATCTGCCCTGATAGACACCACTATCTATGGGCGCAATAAAGCAGCTGGTAAATTTTATACTATCCGCGGTATTAAAATGTATTGCGAACAATATGGCAAAGGTGAACCGCTTTTAATTATTCACGGCAACGGAGGTTCTATCAATAACTTTGTAAAACAAATCCCCTACTTTTCCCGCAAATACCGGGTAATTATTGCCGATAGTAGAGCCCAGGGCAAAACAATTGACAATGCCAGCGACTCGCTCAGCTATGAGATGATGGCCGATGATTATGCAGCTTTATTAACAGCACTACATATTGATTCTGCCAATGTTATTGGTTGGAGTGATGGCGGCATCAATGGTTTACTGCTGGCTATACGACACCCGGAGAAGGTGAAAAAACTGGCTATTACCGGTGCCAATCTGGAACCCGACACATCTGCTGTTGACCCGGGAATTGTAACAATGATCACACCCGACTGGGAAAAAATTAAAAACTCCAGAGACACTACTGTACAAGCAAGAAATCAACGTAAACTCTTCCGGTTGTTAGTAGAAGAACCCCATATCCCTGTAAGCAACCTCCACACCATCAAAGCTCCTACATTAGTAATGGCTGGCGATCACGATGTGTTAAGGGTAAGACATACTGTTCAGATCTTTGAAAATATCCCTAATGCCTATTTATGGATATTCCCTAATAGCGGACATAGCACACCACTTGTTTATCCCGATGAGTTCAATAAAAAAGTAGATGCTTTCTTTCAATCTTCTTATCGTAGAATTGAAGGCGAGAAGCGGTTCTTTTAA
- a CDS encoding TonB-dependent receptor, translating to MNHLFQKQWCFIATLLLLLMCHTPAFSARETEDKTIAITGTIITSNGEPAAGVSVTIQETGKTTIANESGEFTFKNVKAGTYHLQAFLVGLEPVIIEVKVTEGQKTVTSITLTYTSQKLEEIVISSGGNRFARKESPDVSKMSLTNMENPQVYTVVSKELMKEQLITDYNSAFKNVPGAGIAEIRNQGRTTFISRGFPTPQLVRNGVGSFTYTTIDPANLERIEVIKGPSATLFGSTLSSFGGLFNRVTKKPFDTFKGEVSYSGGSWDLNRLTMDINAPINKNKTALLRINSALHSEKSFQDAGFNRNFFIAPSFSYTVNDRLTLLLDVEMSWNKSTSPTRLAPYTKGTARSIEELGIPYKLSFANNTINYSSQQYNIFAQAKYKLSESWTSQTIVSRTRSSSDGYVVALTVLTDSTLRQAVTNQEYPYYGTDIQQNFIGDFKIGTLRNRIVAGLDFYSLRSTRNDATVNMPALNFKKPGTAYNNFTVEKVSPLFANATFTNFAANRENTYSAYVSDVLNLTDRLLVMASLRVDRYTNLGTYYAYIDSTAGNYNQTALSPKLGMVYQVIKNKVSVFGNYMNGFNNVSGSDFSGNTFKPTEANQWEGGVKLDLNKISATLSYYNISVTNMTRDDVDHATFQVQDGTQLSKGYEAEVIANPLPGLNIVAGYTYNNSKYTKAKPDVDGLRPTTAGPPKVGNLWISYRITKGAVKGLGIGFGGIYASEYYQTQTNTVGSTSAFSFSIPSYTVLDAGVFYDKPGFRIGLKIDNLTNEKYWSYRLAAQNPLRATGNLTVKF from the coding sequence ATGAACCATCTATTCCAAAAGCAATGGTGCTTTATTGCCACATTGCTGCTACTGCTCATGTGCCATACCCCTGCATTTTCGGCCAGAGAAACAGAAGACAAAACCATTGCGATTACCGGTACTATTATTACCAGTAATGGTGAGCCTGCTGCCGGCGTATCGGTAACTATCCAGGAAACAGGTAAAACCACCATCGCCAACGAAAGCGGTGAGTTTACTTTTAAAAATGTAAAAGCCGGCACTTATCACCTGCAAGCTTTTTTAGTAGGCCTTGAGCCAGTTATAATAGAAGTAAAGGTGACAGAGGGCCAGAAAACAGTTACATCCATAACACTCACCTATACTTCCCAGAAACTGGAGGAAATAGTGATTAGCAGTGGTGGCAACCGTTTTGCGCGGAAAGAGAGTCCCGACGTTTCTAAAATGTCGCTTACCAACATGGAAAACCCACAGGTATATACCGTGGTAAGTAAAGAACTGATGAAAGAGCAGCTGATCACTGATTACAACAGCGCTTTTAAAAACGTTCCCGGCGCCGGTATTGCAGAGATACGTAACCAGGGCCGCACCACCTTTATTTCCCGCGGTTTCCCTACTCCGCAACTGGTACGCAATGGCGTAGGCAGCTTTACTTACACCACTATAGACCCTGCCAACCTCGAGCGCATAGAAGTGATCAAAGGCCCCTCTGCCACACTGTTTGGCAGCACCCTTTCTTCTTTCGGTGGCCTGTTCAACCGTGTAACCAAAAAGCCTTTTGATACCTTTAAAGGAGAAGTTTCTTATTCAGGTGGCAGTTGGGATTTAAACCGCCTGACTATGGACATTAACGCCCCTATTAATAAAAACAAAACCGCTTTATTACGCATAAACTCAGCCCTGCACAGCGAAAAAAGCTTCCAGGATGCCGGCTTTAACAGAAACTTTTTTATAGCACCCAGCTTCTCTTATACAGTAAACGACCGGTTAACACTGTTGCTGGATGTAGAAATGAGCTGGAACAAATCCACTTCTCCTACCCGCCTGGCGCCTTATACCAAAGGAACCGCCAGAAGCATTGAGGAGTTAGGTATTCCTTATAAACTTTCTTTTGCCAACAACACCATTAATTACAGCAGCCAGCAATACAACATCTTTGCACAGGCCAAATATAAATTGTCTGAAAGCTGGACCTCTCAAACCATAGTATCCCGTACGCGCTCTTCTTCAGATGGTTACGTTGTAGCCTTAACAGTACTTACCGACTCTACCTTGCGTCAGGCAGTTACCAATCAGGAATATCCGTACTATGGTACTGACATACAACAAAATTTTATCGGAGATTTTAAAATAGGTACACTGAGAAACCGCATAGTAGCAGGTCTGGATTTCTATAGCCTGCGCTCTACCCGTAACGATGCAACAGTGAACATGCCCGCCCTCAACTTTAAAAAGCCCGGCACAGCCTATAATAACTTTACAGTAGAAAAAGTTTCTCCATTATTTGCCAATGCCACCTTTACCAACTTTGCGGCCAACAGGGAAAACACCTACAGCGCCTATGTATCAGACGTACTGAACCTTACTGACAGATTGCTGGTAATGGCCAGTCTTCGTGTTGACAGATATACCAACCTAGGCACTTATTATGCTTACATTGATTCCACTGCAGGCAATTATAATCAAACAGCATTGTCGCCTAAACTGGGCATGGTATACCAGGTGATTAAAAACAAAGTATCTGTATTTGGAAACTATATGAATGGCTTTAACAACGTTTCCGGATCTGACTTTTCCGGCAATACTTTCAAGCCTACAGAAGCCAATCAGTGGGAAGGTGGTGTAAAGCTGGATCTGAATAAAATATCAGCTACTTTAAGCTACTACAATATTTCTGTAACCAATATGACGCGCGACGATGTTGACCATGCCACCTTCCAGGTACAGGATGGTACGCAATTGAGCAAAGGCTACGAAGCCGAAGTAATAGCCAACCCTCTTCCCGGATTGAACATTGTAGCCGGTTATACTTATAACAACAGCAAGTATACCAAAGCCAAACCGGATGTAGACGGCTTGCGTCCTACTACTGCCGGTCCCCCCAAAGTAGGTAACCTGTGGATCAGCTACCGTATCACCAAAGGTGCCGTAAAAGGTTTAGGCATTGGTTTTGGCGGCATTTATGCCAGTGAATATTATCAAACACAAACCAATACCGTAGGCTCTACCTCAGCCTTCTCCTTTAGCATTCCTTCTTATACTGTGCTGGATGCGGGTGTGTTTTACGACAAACCCGGCTTTCGCATTGGTTTAAAGATAGATAACCTCACCAACGAAAAATACTGGTCGTATCGTCTGGCAGCCCAAAACCCATTAAGGGCAACAGGTAATTTAACCGTTAAATTTTAA
- a CDS encoding sensor histidine kinase, giving the protein MTSAISSAVNTLWQKAIGSPEQFSLESRIFHSFSMFAFCILGFETLFNLLLHLTPSIFITASVLTIQIALYYVSRVKGRLQLAVLVSIIEINILTCLNYKYESGITGHALLLFATSLFMILCVAKKLYWKIGLAVNVLIVGSLILWEYYHPGSIVPYNSRLNMVLSNGIAYVALAILLYAGFSYILGSYNHQRQLTEKKAQEFKQLNAEKDKLLSIISHDIRGPLSAIQQYFGILSETEMGQPEREALEEHLQQTIANTQELVTNVLSWTRSQLKGHRVALHRLELARELQKTIALSRLLAQRKGIQLEVVIDSRIVVTADTDMLQLVIRNLLNNAVKFSNAGTQVTLQGSVGKKGLCTISIKDDGIGIAADKQQYIFTLNVKSTYGTSNEKGSGIGLALCREFMQLQNGDIFFTSTQGKGSVFYVTLPGEPI; this is encoded by the coding sequence ATGACAAGTGCCATATCCTCAGCCGTAAACACGCTTTGGCAAAAAGCCATTGGCAGCCCTGAACAATTTTCGCTGGAAAGCAGAATCTTTCATTCTTTTTCCATGTTTGCTTTTTGCATCTTGGGCTTTGAAACACTTTTTAACCTGTTATTGCATCTTACTCCCTCCATATTTATCACTGCTTCGGTATTGACCATTCAAATAGCCTTGTATTATGTAAGCAGGGTAAAAGGGCGCCTGCAACTGGCAGTACTGGTGTCTATTATCGAAATCAACATTCTTACCTGTCTGAATTATAAGTATGAATCCGGCATTACGGGGCATGCACTGCTGTTGTTTGCCACCTCATTGTTTATGATTCTTTGTGTTGCTAAAAAACTGTACTGGAAAATAGGACTGGCTGTGAATGTTCTGATTGTTGGCAGCTTGATATTGTGGGAGTATTACCATCCGGGAAGTATTGTTCCTTATAATAGCAGGTTGAATATGGTGCTGAGTAATGGAATCGCTTATGTTGCGCTGGCAATATTGTTATATGCAGGCTTTTCCTATATTCTGGGCAGTTATAACCATCAGCGCCAACTAACAGAAAAGAAAGCACAGGAGTTTAAACAGCTGAATGCAGAAAAAGACAAATTGCTGTCTATCATCTCACACGATATAAGGGGGCCACTGAGTGCTATACAACAATATTTCGGTATACTCAGCGAAACTGAAATGGGCCAGCCCGAGCGTGAAGCGCTGGAAGAGCATTTACAGCAAACCATTGCCAATACCCAGGAGTTGGTAACGAATGTGCTTAGCTGGACCAGGAGCCAATTGAAGGGGCATAGGGTGGCATTACACCGTTTGGAACTGGCGCGTGAGTTGCAAAAAACAATAGCACTAAGCCGGTTATTAGCACAACGCAAAGGTATACAGCTGGAGGTGGTTATAGATAGCCGGATTGTGGTAACTGCGGATACAGATATGCTGCAACTGGTAATACGTAACTTGTTGAATAATGCAGTTAAATTTTCCAATGCGGGTACGCAGGTAACCTTGCAAGGCAGCGTTGGCAAGAAAGGGCTTTGTACTATTTCTATTAAAGACGATGGTATTGGTATTGCTGCCGATAAGCAACAGTATATTTTTACGCTGAATGTAAAATCTACCTATGGCACTTCTAATGAAAAGGGGAGTGGGATTGGTTTAGCCTTGTGCCGCGAGTTTATGCAATTGCAAAACGGGGATATTTTCTTTACCAGCACACAAGGAAAAGGAAGTGTTTTTTATGTGACGTTGCCTGGTGAACCTATATAA
- a CDS encoding DUF1826 domain-containing protein, whose product MIDLSHSENQVHCVTNFHDLVSTPYNGMVNAICWTRKLTGDFSEIVKKVALSGNITTIEQEELYALQLSEQGQLAREILINDLQALKTHGASPTLNVINHYDRDENYPFFPTDVYSFHVDRSPIPTDTFLCTYYGESSEILPNSQVQQKILIPEIRDELRKLYHGAEEGFDSFLSEHFFDLHYQATPNAHPTSLGIGHLWRLAIDHPESKVPPCIHRAPKEKPGQSRLLMIC is encoded by the coding sequence ATGATAGATTTATCCCATTCAGAGAATCAGGTTCACTGTGTAACAAATTTCCATGACCTGGTTTCTACACCCTATAATGGAATGGTCAATGCCATTTGCTGGACCCGTAAACTAACAGGCGATTTTTCTGAGATTGTTAAAAAGGTAGCGTTAAGCGGAAATATCACTACAATTGAACAGGAAGAACTTTATGCACTTCAGTTAAGTGAACAAGGACAACTTGCCCGTGAAATTCTTATAAACGACTTGCAGGCACTAAAAACACATGGAGCATCTCCCACCCTGAATGTGATCAACCACTACGACCGGGACGAGAATTATCCGTTTTTTCCAACCGATGTTTATTCTTTTCATGTAGATCGCTCCCCTATACCTACTGACACCTTTTTATGCACTTACTATGGCGAGTCGAGCGAAATACTGCCCAATTCACAAGTTCAACAGAAAATATTGATTCCTGAAATACGCGATGAACTCAGAAAATTATATCATGGAGCAGAGGAAGGTTTTGATTCTTTCTTAAGTGAACATTTCTTTGATCTGCACTATCAGGCTACTCCTAATGCACACCCTACAAGCTTAGGTATTGGTCACCTATGGAGGTTGGCAATTGATCATCCTGAAAGTAAGGTTCCACCTTGTATTCACCGTGCACCAAAGGAAAAGCCCGGACAAAGTAGATTATTGATGATCTGTTAG
- a CDS encoding TlpA disulfide reductase family protein: protein MKCCLIGFLCILYFSQTQAQGKFVVEGEIAAVYNGKYMYLWGIDFSKMNPEIHDSALIKNGKFRFSGTINTPALLASLYLKDVKHFFTQLYVEPKVVRLKAIPRNGNGTPATAQIDKSKVNSQYKEWREKNDSAKNEVFRLYPLIDSLEKAGADSLVVRALQERLAGLKEVLLKKEIDFVRTHPKAYLSLYWLSYEMSGSLSSRPALLNGLFDSLNPALQQLPEGIALKKAIGYATGIQPGKKLPAFSIPDSTGTWYSLDSFKGKYILLDFWASWCKPCIEKMPELKELYSSYHHKGLDIVGISMDYDRKSWLKSLQLHQLPWVQLSQLKGWASPIAGELNITYLPQTILVDSNRNIVAIDPILPAKLKELLP from the coding sequence ATGAAATGTTGTCTTATTGGTTTCCTGTGTATCCTGTATTTCAGCCAAACCCAGGCACAGGGTAAGTTTGTTGTAGAAGGAGAAATAGCTGCTGTATACAATGGGAAGTATATGTATTTATGGGGAATTGATTTTTCGAAAATGAACCCGGAAATTCATGACTCTGCGTTGATTAAAAATGGGAAGTTTAGATTTTCCGGTACTATTAATACTCCAGCCCTGCTGGCCTCTTTATATCTGAAAGATGTAAAGCATTTTTTTACGCAGTTGTATGTTGAGCCTAAGGTTGTAAGGTTGAAGGCTATACCCCGGAACGGAAATGGAACTCCGGCCACTGCACAAATAGATAAAAGCAAAGTAAACAGCCAGTATAAAGAATGGAGAGAAAAAAACGACAGTGCTAAAAACGAAGTATTCAGGCTGTACCCGTTAATTGATTCGCTGGAAAAAGCAGGGGCAGATTCACTGGTTGTAAGAGCTTTGCAGGAAAGACTAGCCGGTTTAAAGGAGGTGTTGCTGAAGAAAGAAATTGACTTTGTACGCACGCATCCCAAGGCATATCTCTCGCTATATTGGCTTTCATATGAAATGTCTGGTTCTTTATCTTCCCGGCCAGCACTACTGAACGGGCTTTTTGATTCTTTAAACCCGGCATTGCAGCAGCTGCCTGAGGGTATTGCCCTTAAAAAGGCGATCGGGTATGCTACAGGCATTCAGCCCGGAAAAAAGTTGCCTGCATTTTCGATACCTGACAGCACTGGCACCTGGTATTCATTGGATAGCTTTAAAGGGAAATATATACTGCTCGATTTCTGGGCATCCTGGTGTAAGCCCTGTATTGAAAAAATGCCGGAACTAAAAGAGTTATATAGTAGTTACCACCATAAGGGATTGGATATTGTAGGCATTTCTATGGACTATGACCGGAAAAGCTGGCTGAAGAGTTTGCAACTTCATCAGTTGCCATGGGTTCAGTTATCTCAATTGAAAGGTTGGGCCAGCCCCATTGCCGGGGAATTGAATATAACCTATCTTCCGCAAACTATTCTGGTAGATAGCAACCGCAATATAGTAGCAATAGACCCGATACTTCCGGCTAAACTTAAAGAACTATTACCATGA
- a CDS encoding sensor histidine kinase produces MSIYLVPGRSGMVVLLLLLACGLRAQLYNPQKISCHYILGELHLTISNNFLAGKHLSSQDKISTPYHEYALECYGSLTTISILQKDRYTQLKQHAGTFFFDSSLPAQVQQNLKELFVRIERNDTLLREGLLSKHALPFIDTSVYRNDNKPVAPSLQLVNDSLQVGDVLSVRLYDGTGKPVIAFRIRRKWAYTQPYLCAFRNDSTGNTMHFIHQELFRTEDWVKNHSYADWPAPGLELNNREFKAGSNLTCHFRPESGKGDSLYLFRLISPGQAAPQWTKTDGKIIIPALAHNTQYQLEVKYADRAGNVSVYSFYTPAHWYQTLWFVLSAGFIFFTAVVVTWLLYIAGRNKRRLRQQKLEMQVVYSQMNPHFVFNAMSSIQGLINDGKIEKANIYLTGFAGLLRAGILHARKEWIPVTSEMKSVESYIALEALRFNFKYSIWVAPDIADSIMLPPLLSQPLIENAVKHGLAGLGEAGMLGISVSVEGRDIVFLINDNGPGFHIAPGTKGQGIALTNDRIALFNSIYHPLSISLVFNKRAEIGTACIIRYKNWLEV; encoded by the coding sequence ATGAGCATTTATTTAGTACCTGGGCGGAGTGGTATGGTGGTATTGTTGCTGCTGCTTGCCTGCGGGTTGAGGGCGCAGCTGTATAATCCGCAGAAGATTTCATGCCACTACATCCTGGGTGAATTGCATCTCACCATTTCAAACAACTTTCTGGCAGGTAAGCATCTCAGTTCGCAGGATAAAATTTCAACCCCGTATCACGAATATGCGCTGGAGTGTTATGGCAGCCTTACTACAATTAGTATATTACAAAAAGACAGGTATACGCAACTTAAGCAACATGCAGGCACTTTCTTTTTTGATAGCTCCCTGCCTGCGCAGGTGCAACAGAACCTGAAAGAACTGTTTGTACGTATTGAAAGAAACGATACCCTGCTACGGGAAGGGCTGTTAAGCAAACATGCATTGCCATTTATAGATACCTCAGTGTATCGCAATGATAATAAGCCGGTAGCGCCCAGTCTTCAATTGGTAAATGATAGTTTGCAGGTGGGAGATGTACTTTCTGTCAGGTTGTATGATGGTACCGGAAAACCGGTTATAGCTTTCAGGATAAGACGAAAATGGGCATATACACAGCCGTATCTGTGTGCTTTTCGTAATGATTCTACTGGTAATACAATGCACTTTATTCATCAGGAGCTTTTCCGTACAGAAGATTGGGTTAAAAATCATTCATATGCGGACTGGCCGGCTCCAGGGCTGGAATTAAACAACCGTGAGTTTAAAGCAGGTTCAAACCTTACGTGTCATTTCCGGCCGGAATCGGGAAAGGGGGATTCTTTATATCTTTTTCGTCTTATCAGCCCCGGGCAGGCCGCTCCGCAATGGACAAAAACGGATGGAAAAATTATTATACCTGCTCTGGCACACAATACACAATACCAGCTGGAAGTAAAGTATGCCGACAGGGCTGGTAATGTTTCTGTTTATAGCTTTTATACACCAGCCCATTGGTATCAAACCCTGTGGTTTGTTTTATCAGCCGGTTTTATATTTTTTACTGCTGTTGTGGTTACCTGGCTGCTGTATATAGCTGGCCGTAATAAAAGGCGCTTACGGCAGCAGAAGCTGGAAATGCAGGTTGTATATTCCCAAATGAATCCTCATTTCGTTTTTAATGCTATGAGTTCTATACAAGGTCTTATAAATGATGGTAAGATAGAGAAAGCCAACATATATCTTACCGGTTTTGCAGGGCTGCTTCGTGCAGGTATACTTCATGCGCGGAAAGAGTGGATTCCGGTGACCAGCGAAATGAAATCAGTAGAAAGTTATATAGCTCTGGAAGCGCTCCGTTTCAATTTTAAATATTCTATATGGGTTGCGCCTGATATTGCAGATAGTATAATGTTGCCTCCGTTATTGTCGCAGCCACTTATTGAAAATGCTGTTAAACATGGATTGGCAGGCCTTGGAGAAGCTGGTATGCTCGGTATATCAGTAAGTGTGGAGGGAAGGGATATTGTATTTTTAATAAATGATAACGGGCCAGGTTTCCATATAGCCCCGGGCACTAAAGGGCAGGGGATAGCTTTGACAAATGACAGGATTGCCTTATTTAACAGCATCTATCATCCGCTCAGCATTAGTCTTGTATTTAATAAACGCGCGGAAATTGGTACAGCTTGCATTATACGTTATAAAAACTGGTTAGAGGTATGA
- a CDS encoding LytR/AlgR family response regulator transcription factor, with protein MITAVIIDDEQNNIVNLQRLLEKYCPEVKVVGIAADANTGIATIASVNPDLVFLDIRMPGKDGFEMLRDIKEVFFEIVFVTAFDEYGIQAIKRAAMDYLLKPVDIGELKLAVEKSVVRMQQKKENRQLQYLQAILQQGFQQAEHRIALPGVKQTRFVFTRDIVRCESANSYTHFYMQDGEKITVSVPLIEYEDMLGGFGFIRCHQSHLINKRYVKSIGKDEGGYILMLNGDQVPLSRQKRDYVKKKIL; from the coding sequence ATGATTACAGCAGTGATAATTGATGATGAACAAAATAATATAGTCAATTTACAACGACTGCTGGAGAAATATTGCCCGGAGGTGAAGGTAGTTGGTATAGCGGCAGATGCCAATACCGGAATAGCGACTATTGCATCTGTGAATCCTGATCTTGTATTTCTGGATATACGGATGCCTGGTAAAGATGGCTTTGAGATGCTCCGGGATATTAAAGAAGTATTTTTTGAGATTGTTTTTGTTACTGCATTTGATGAGTATGGTATACAGGCAATAAAGCGTGCAGCGATGGACTATCTGCTAAAGCCGGTTGATATTGGTGAACTAAAGCTGGCTGTAGAGAAATCGGTTGTGCGTATGCAGCAGAAAAAAGAAAACAGGCAGTTGCAATATTTGCAGGCTATTCTACAGCAGGGCTTTCAGCAGGCCGAACATCGGATTGCATTACCAGGTGTTAAACAAACCCGCTTTGTGTTTACCCGCGATATTGTGCGGTGTGAAAGCGCCAATAGTTATACGCATTTTTATATGCAGGACGGCGAAAAGATTACAGTATCTGTACCGTTGATTGAATATGAAGACATGCTGGGTGGATTTGGCTTTATTCGCTGTCATCAGTCTCATCTTATTAATAAGCGTTACGTAAAAAGCATAGGTAAGGACGAAGGTGGTTATATTTTGATGTTGAACGGCGATCAGGTTCCGCTATCTCGTCAAAAGCGGGATTATGTGAAGAAGAAAATCTTGTAA
- a CDS encoding NADH:flavin oxidoreductase, with product MNTTALFQPFQYKQLQLKNRIVMAPMTRAQSPDGIPTEQVAAYYARRAGAEVGLILSEGTVINRPGSKNMKDIPDFHGDTALNAWKQVIDAVHAKEGKMGPQIWHVGNTPIPNSPYPGIPMESPDNMSVADIQDAIQQFAASAAAAKKLGFDCLELHGAHGYLIDQFFWQTTNNRTDEYGGKTIGERSRFAVEVIKAVRAAVGADFTIIIRLSQWKQQDYTSRLAFTPQEMEAWLLPMKEAGVDIFHCSQRRFWEPEFEGSDLNFAGWAKKLTGQPTITVGSVGLKGDFISAFKGEGTEKSDLTELIRRLERQDFDLVAVGRALLSDPEWVKKVKEGRTAELADFSPASMGVLY from the coding sequence ATGAACACAACAGCATTGTTTCAACCGTTTCAGTACAAGCAGTTGCAACTAAAAAACAGAATAGTAATGGCGCCAATGACCCGGGCACAATCGCCCGATGGCATTCCTACCGAACAGGTAGCCGCCTATTACGCCAGAAGGGCCGGCGCAGAAGTGGGATTGATTTTATCGGAGGGTACTGTGATCAATCGCCCGGGCAGCAAAAACATGAAAGATATACCTGATTTTCATGGCGATACAGCCCTGAACGCCTGGAAACAGGTGATTGATGCCGTACACGCCAAAGAAGGCAAAATGGGGCCACAAATATGGCATGTAGGCAACACTCCTATTCCCAACTCGCCCTACCCTGGTATTCCCATGGAAAGCCCGGACAACATGTCGGTAGCAGATATACAGGATGCAATTCAGCAATTTGCCGCGTCTGCCGCAGCCGCTAAAAAACTGGGCTTCGACTGCCTGGAACTGCATGGCGCACATGGTTACCTGATAGATCAGTTTTTTTGGCAAACCACCAATAACCGCACAGATGAATATGGTGGCAAAACTATCGGAGAAAGAAGCCGGTTTGCAGTAGAAGTGATTAAAGCAGTGCGTGCTGCCGTAGGTGCAGACTTCACCATTATCATTCGTCTGTCGCAATGGAAACAACAGGACTATACCAGCCGCCTGGCCTTTACGCCACAGGAAATGGAAGCATGGCTGTTACCGATGAAAGAAGCGGGTGTAGATATCTTCCATTGCTCGCAACGCCGTTTCTGGGAACCCGAGTTTGAAGGATCGGACCTCAACTTTGCCGGCTGGGCTAAGAAGCTTACCGGACAACCTACTATTACCGTGGGTTCTGTTGGGTTAAAAGGCGATTTTATTTCGGCATTTAAAGGAGAAGGTACCGAAAAGTCAGACCTGACTGAATTAATACGCCGCCTGGAAAGGCAAGACTTTGACCTGGTAGCAGTAGGCAGGGCTTTACTCAGTGACCCGGAATGGGTAAAAAAAGTAAAAGAAGGCCGCACCGCTGAATTGGCTGATTTTTCACCAGCCAGCATGGGTGTACTTTACTAG
- a CDS encoding winged helix-turn-helix transcriptional regulator encodes MKECDWKAASCPLFNAMSALGNKWKPIIISVIKERQLRFGQIASRIPIISRKVLTDQLRELEGDGLIIRKEFKELPPRVEYCLTEKGLELLPILSLLEQWDEKYSGVKVEQEDITVHPNAL; translated from the coding sequence ATGAAAGAGTGTGATTGGAAAGCTGCCAGTTGTCCATTGTTCAATGCCATGTCGGCGCTGGGTAATAAGTGGAAACCTATTATCATTAGTGTAATAAAAGAACGTCAGCTGCGGTTTGGGCAAATTGCTTCCCGCATACCCATTATCTCCCGCAAAGTTCTCACCGATCAGTTGCGTGAACTGGAAGGGGATGGGCTGATTATCCGTAAAGAATTTAAAGAGCTACCGCCAAGGGTGGAATACTGCCTTACCGAAAAAGGATTGGAGCTGTTGCCTATACTAAGCCTGCTGGAACAATGGGATGAGAAGTATTCGGGCGTGAAGGTGGAGCAGGAAGATATAACCGTTCATCCTAATGCTTTATAA